From Novosphingobium resinovorum, the proteins below share one genomic window:
- the dnaK gene encoding molecular chaperone DnaK gives MAKVIGIDLGTTNSCVAVMDGGKPKVIENSEGARTTPSIVAFTKDGERLIGQPAKRQAVTNGNNTIFAVKRLIGRRFDDPVTKKDTELVPYHIVKGKNGDAWVQAGGEDYSPSQISAFTLQKMKETAESYLGETVTQAVITVPAYFNDAQRQATKDAGQIAGLEVLRIINEPTAAALAYGLDKQDGKTIAVYDLGGGTFDVSVLEIGDGVFEVKSTNGDTFLGGEDFDSKVVEWLADKFKAKEGLDLKTDKLALQRLKEAAEKAKIELSSTATTEVNLPFITARMEGGATTPLHLVETITRSDLERMVADLIQRTLEPCRKAIADAGLSAKDIDEVVLVGGMTRMPKVREVVKDFFGKEPHTGVNPDEVVAMGAAIQAGVLQGDVKDVLLLDVTPLSLGIETLGGIMTKMIDRNTTIPTKKSQVYSTAEDNQQAVTIRVFQGEREMAQDNKLLGQFDLVGIPAARRGVPQIEVTFDIDANGLVNVSAKDKGTGKEQQIRIQASGGLSDSDIDQMVRDAEKFAEEDKKRRESAEARNQADSLVHATEQQLTEHADKIDASLKAEVEAAIAATKTALEGNDATEINAKAQELTQVAMKVGQAIYEKEQASAASPEAAKADDDVVDAEFSEVDENKG, from the coding sequence ATGGCTAAAGTAATTGGTATCGACCTTGGCACCACCAACAGCTGCGTCGCCGTCATGGACGGCGGCAAGCCCAAGGTCATCGAGAATTCAGAAGGCGCGCGCACCACGCCCTCGATCGTCGCTTTCACCAAGGATGGTGAGCGCCTGATCGGGCAGCCTGCAAAGCGCCAGGCCGTGACCAACGGCAACAATACGATCTTCGCGGTGAAGCGCCTCATCGGCCGCCGCTTCGACGACCCGGTGACCAAGAAGGACACCGAGCTGGTTCCGTACCACATCGTCAAGGGCAAGAACGGCGATGCATGGGTCCAGGCCGGTGGCGAGGATTACTCGCCCTCGCAGATCAGCGCCTTCACGCTCCAGAAGATGAAGGAAACCGCCGAATCGTATCTAGGCGAGACGGTCACGCAGGCGGTCATCACCGTGCCTGCGTACTTCAACGACGCCCAGCGCCAGGCGACCAAGGATGCCGGCCAGATCGCCGGTCTCGAAGTCCTGCGCATCATCAACGAGCCGACCGCTGCGGCGCTGGCCTACGGCCTCGACAAGCAGGACGGCAAGACGATCGCGGTCTACGACCTCGGCGGCGGCACCTTCGACGTCTCGGTTCTGGAAATCGGCGACGGCGTGTTCGAGGTGAAGTCGACCAACGGTGATACCTTCCTCGGCGGTGAAGACTTCGACTCGAAGGTCGTGGAATGGCTGGCGGACAAGTTCAAGGCCAAGGAAGGCCTCGATCTCAAGACCGACAAGCTGGCTCTGCAGCGCCTGAAGGAAGCGGCTGAAAAGGCGAAGATCGAACTGTCGTCCACCGCGACGACCGAAGTGAACCTGCCCTTCATCACCGCACGCATGGAAGGCGGCGCCACCACTCCGCTGCACCTCGTCGAGACGATCACCCGTTCCGACCTGGAGCGCATGGTTGCCGACCTGATCCAGCGCACGCTGGAACCCTGCCGCAAGGCCATCGCCGATGCCGGCCTTTCGGCCAAGGACATCGACGAAGTCGTGCTCGTGGGCGGCATGACCCGCATGCCCAAGGTGCGTGAAGTCGTGAAGGACTTCTTCGGCAAGGAACCGCACACCGGCGTGAACCCGGACGAAGTCGTCGCCATGGGCGCGGCGATCCAGGCGGGCGTTCTGCAGGGCGACGTCAAGGACGTGCTGCTTCTCGACGTGACCCCGCTGTCGCTGGGCATCGAGACGCTGGGCGGTATCATGACCAAGATGATCGACCGCAACACGACGATCCCGACTAAGAAGAGCCAAGTCTACTCGACCGCCGAGGACAACCAGCAGGCGGTGACGATCCGCGTGTTCCAGGGCGAGCGCGAGATGGCGCAGGACAACAAGCTGCTCGGCCAGTTCGACCTCGTCGGCATCCCGGCCGCGCGTCGCGGCGTCCCGCAGATCGAGGTGACCTTCGACATCGACGCCAACGGCCTCGTCAACGTGTCCGCCAAGGACAAGGGCACCGGCAAGGAACAGCAGATCCGCATCCAGGCCTCAGGCGGCCTTTCGGACAGCGACATCGACCAGATGGTCCGTGACGCCGAGAAGTTCGCCGAAGAGGACAAGAAGCGCCGCGAATCGGCCGAGGCCCGCAACCAGGCCGACAGCCTCGTCCACGCGACCGAGCAGCAGCTGACCGAGCACGCCGACAAGATCGACGCTTCGCTCAAGGCTGAAGTCGAGGCCGCGATCGCCGCGACCAAGACCGCTCTGGAAGGCAACGATGCGACCGAAATCAACGCTAAGGCTCAGGAACTGACCCAGGTGGCGATGAAGGTCGGTCAGGCCATCTACGAGAAGGAGCAGGCTTCCGCTGCTTCGCCGGAAGCCGCCAAGGCTGACGACGACGTGGTCGACGCCGAGTTCTCGGAAGTCGACGAAAACAAGGGCTGA
- the dnaJ gene encoding molecular chaperone DnaJ has protein sequence MSATEIDYYELLEVERTADDKVLKSAYRKLAMRFHPDKNPGCADSEARFKQISEAYDCLKDPQKRAAYDRYGHAAFQQGAGGGQASGDFGDIGDIFESIFGSAFGGGARQQQRRGADLRYDMEVSLDEAFRGKSTEITIEVSQSCEPCNGSGAQPGTGKRGCSMCGGHGKVRAQQGFFVVERTCPTCHGRGEVIEKPCRSCGGEGRVDKPQTLQVDIPPGVDSGTRIRLSGKGEAGPFGSPPGDLYIFLHVKRHRVFERDGTTLVTKVPITFTTAALGGSIEIPGIDGEAIQLDIPAGIQSGKQLRKRGEGMPVLQGRGRGDLVIEIAVETPTKLSARQKEILRELQSTETGDECPQSKGFFDRIKDAWTDLTE, from the coding sequence GTGTCAGCGACTGAAATCGACTATTACGAATTGCTCGAGGTAGAGCGCACTGCGGACGACAAGGTCCTCAAGTCGGCCTACCGCAAGCTCGCCATGCGCTTCCACCCGGACAAGAACCCGGGCTGCGCCGATTCCGAGGCACGCTTCAAGCAGATCAGCGAGGCTTACGACTGCCTCAAGGACCCGCAGAAGCGCGCGGCCTACGATCGCTATGGCCATGCCGCGTTCCAGCAGGGCGCAGGCGGCGGTCAGGCCAGCGGAGACTTCGGCGATATCGGCGACATCTTCGAATCCATCTTCGGCAGCGCTTTCGGTGGCGGTGCTCGTCAGCAGCAGCGGCGCGGCGCCGACTTGCGCTACGACATGGAAGTCAGCCTCGACGAAGCGTTCCGGGGCAAGAGCACCGAGATCACCATCGAAGTCTCGCAATCGTGCGAACCCTGCAACGGTTCGGGCGCACAGCCCGGCACCGGCAAGCGAGGCTGCTCGATGTGCGGCGGCCACGGCAAGGTCCGGGCGCAGCAGGGTTTCTTCGTGGTCGAGCGCACCTGCCCCACCTGCCATGGCCGGGGCGAGGTGATCGAGAAGCCCTGCCGTTCGTGCGGCGGCGAGGGCCGGGTGGACAAGCCACAGACGCTGCAGGTGGACATTCCGCCGGGCGTCGATTCGGGCACCCGCATCCGCCTCTCCGGCAAGGGCGAGGCCGGGCCGTTCGGCTCGCCTCCGGGCGATCTCTACATCTTCCTCCACGTCAAGCGCCACCGCGTGTTCGAGCGTGACGGGACGACGCTGGTGACCAAGGTGCCGATCACCTTCACCACGGCGGCGCTGGGCGGCTCGATCGAGATCCCCGGCATCGATGGCGAGGCGATCCAGCTCGACATTCCGGCAGGCATCCAGTCCGGCAAGCAACTGCGCAAGCGCGGTGAAGGCATGCCGGTGCTGCAGGGCCGGGGCCGCGGCGACCTCGTGATCGAGATCGCGGTGGAAACCCCGACCAAGCTGTCGGCGCGCCAGAAGGAAATCCTGCGCGAGCTGCAGTCGACCGAGACCGGCGATGAATGCCCGCAGTCGAAGGGCTTCTTCGACCGCATCAAGGACGCCTGGACCGACCTGACGGAGTAA
- a CDS encoding patatin-like protein, translating into MQQKELRIALVCYGGVSLAVYMHGVTKELWKALQASRAAWANAADEEAPQGSAAVYLDLLRRLETAGNLRLRILTDIVAGASAGGINSIFLAQAINSGQSLEPLTDLWLDTADVDVLLDPEAKPWSKAAKFWATPLVTYLLHRPGNAVSESVAPETRAEVREKLSRLVRSRWFEPPFGGIGFSRLLHRALTAMSKVPAGRPLLPAGHPLDLFVTATDFKGHLETLRLHSPQMVLESEHRLTFSFRAKVGTQGAALAPIPELVMAARASASFPGAFPPLQISEIDRLVDEQGEAWPTRDAFLARIMPEHARRGDLGCVSLIDGSVLVNAPFADAMEALRDRPAAREVDRRFVYIDPTPDHLGAEMRRDDQLPGFFPVIFGSLSAIPREQPIRDNLEALEQRSREMAALREIVVALRPEIEETVEKLFGGTFFLDRPTPKRLSAWRTKAQFAAFEQAGFAYHGYAQVKFSGITAMLARMVFEAAPEFELHSPEPVRDRLIAHLAANGLDRAQGLRDAHSPAMIEFFRTHDLPFRVRRLRLLARRVTQEWEAEPGVTDQDRDAARTAIYRALALYIDREPLVALGEDFPALARMFFEDPQSVVDHMAQARSLLETDAAVDELLAEALSAMPQALRRRVLLAYLGFPFYDTVTLPLLRGEGLTEFDPVLVDRISPEDCHAIRDGLREETLRGKEFFNFGAFFSRSYRENDYLWGRLHGAERMMDLMASTLSAEHAISAPELLGFKRRAFLAILDEEKQRLRADPGLVQRIRREVLAGK; encoded by the coding sequence ATGCAGCAAAAAGAACTGCGGATCGCTCTGGTCTGTTATGGGGGTGTCAGCCTCGCCGTTTACATGCATGGCGTCACCAAGGAGCTGTGGAAGGCCCTGCAGGCGAGCCGCGCCGCGTGGGCGAACGCGGCTGACGAGGAGGCGCCGCAAGGCAGCGCTGCGGTTTATCTCGACCTGCTCAGACGGCTCGAGACTGCCGGCAACTTGCGCCTCCGGATACTCACCGACATCGTCGCGGGAGCGAGCGCGGGCGGAATCAACTCCATCTTCCTGGCGCAGGCGATCAATTCCGGCCAGTCGCTGGAGCCGCTGACCGACTTGTGGCTCGATACCGCCGACGTGGACGTACTGCTCGATCCCGAGGCGAAGCCCTGGTCGAAAGCCGCGAAGTTCTGGGCGACCCCGCTCGTCACTTATCTGCTGCACCGCCCGGGCAACGCCGTCAGCGAAAGCGTAGCACCCGAGACACGGGCGGAAGTGCGCGAGAAGCTGTCACGCCTCGTGCGCTCGCGCTGGTTCGAGCCGCCGTTCGGAGGGATCGGCTTTTCGCGGCTCCTGCACCGTGCACTGACGGCGATGAGCAAGGTTCCGGCAGGCCGGCCTTTGCTGCCGGCCGGGCACCCGCTGGACCTCTTCGTGACGGCGACCGACTTCAAGGGCCATCTGGAGACGCTGCGCCTCCATTCCCCTCAGATGGTACTGGAAAGCGAACATCGCCTGACCTTCAGCTTCCGCGCGAAAGTCGGCACGCAAGGTGCTGCGCTGGCGCCGATTCCCGAGCTGGTGATGGCGGCGCGCGCCTCGGCGAGCTTCCCGGGCGCCTTCCCGCCTCTGCAGATCAGCGAGATCGATCGCCTTGTCGACGAACAGGGCGAGGCCTGGCCGACGCGCGATGCGTTCCTCGCCCGGATCATGCCCGAGCATGCCCGGCGCGGCGATCTCGGCTGCGTTTCGCTCATCGACGGCTCGGTGCTGGTGAACGCGCCGTTCGCCGATGCCATGGAAGCCCTGCGCGACCGTCCCGCCGCGCGGGAAGTGGACCGGCGCTTCGTCTACATCGACCCCACTCCCGACCATCTCGGGGCGGAGATGCGCCGGGACGATCAGTTGCCGGGGTTCTTCCCGGTGATCTTCGGTTCGCTTTCCGCCATCCCGCGCGAGCAACCGATCCGCGACAACCTCGAGGCGCTGGAGCAACGCTCGCGCGAGATGGCGGCGCTGCGCGAGATCGTGGTGGCGCTGCGCCCGGAGATCGAGGAGACGGTGGAGAAGCTGTTCGGGGGAACCTTCTTCCTCGACCGACCGACACCGAAGCGCCTTTCGGCATGGCGCACCAAGGCGCAGTTCGCGGCGTTCGAGCAGGCGGGCTTCGCCTATCACGGCTATGCGCAAGTCAAGTTCAGCGGCATCACCGCGATGCTGGCGCGCATGGTCTTCGAAGCGGCGCCCGAGTTCGAACTGCATTCACCCGAGCCGGTGCGTGACCGGCTGATCGCGCATCTTGCCGCGAACGGCCTCGACCGGGCGCAAGGGCTGCGAGATGCACATTCGCCGGCGATGATCGAATTCTTCCGTACGCACGACCTGCCCTTCCGGGTGCGGCGTCTGCGGTTGCTCGCCCGCCGCGTGACGCAGGAGTGGGAGGCCGAACCCGGCGTTACCGATCAGGACCGCGACGCAGCCCGCACGGCCATCTATCGTGCGCTGGCGCTTTACATCGACCGGGAACCGCTGGTTGCGCTTGGCGAGGATTTTCCGGCGCTGGCGCGCATGTTCTTCGAAGATCCTCAGTCCGTCGTCGATCACATGGCGCAGGCAAGGAGCCTGCTGGAAACCGACGCCGCAGTGGACGAACTGCTGGCCGAGGCACTGTCCGCCATGCCGCAGGCGCTGCGGCGGCGAGTGCTGCTGGCCTACCTGGGCTTCCCGTTCTACGACACCGTCACTCTTCCTCTGCTGCGCGGCGAGGGGCTGACCGAGTTCGATCCCGTGCTGGTCGATCGCATCTCGCCGGAGGACTGCCACGCGATCCGCGACGGACTTCGCGAGGAAACGCTGCGCGGCAAGGAGTTCTTCAACTTCGGCGCGTTCTTCAGCCGCAGCTACCGGGAGAACGACTATCTCTGGGGACGGCTCCACGGCGCCGAGCGGATGATGGACCTCATGGCCTCGACGCTGTCGGCGGAGCATGCGATTTCCGCGCCGGAACTGCTGGGGTTCAAACGACGCGCCTTCCTGGCGATTCTCGACGAGGAGAAGCAGCGACTGCGCGCCGACCCGGGGCTGGTGCAGCGGATCAGGCGCGAGGTCCTGGCAGGGAAATAG
- the radA gene encoding DNA repair protein RadA — MAKPKRRYVCQACGGVSTRWQGQCPDCGEWNTLAEDAPQTVFSAKHDLSSGGRPIQFTPLDQPGEVPRRQTSGISEFDRALGGGLVPGSAILMGGDPGIGKSTLLLQVSANVAQAGGLSVYVSGEEAAGQVRLRAERLGLSRAPIQLAAATSVRDILTTLGMMDKPSLLVIDSIQTMHSDQIEGAPGTVSQVRGCAFELIRYAKENGVTLVLVGHVTKDGSIAGPRVLEHMVDVVMSFEGERSHQYRILRSIKNRFGPVDEIGVFSMEGSGLAEVGNPSMLFLSGREEPMAGSAVFPAMEGTRPVLVEIQALIVRLQSGATPRRAVVGWDSGRMAMLLAVLEARCGLSFSNAEVYLNVAGGYRLGDPAADLAVAAALVSALGDKPLSTDAVWFGEVSLAGEIRPVAHASIRQRESAKLGFSKAFGPANGPVPEKGLTFSGLTMLPNLVDRILSDA, encoded by the coding sequence ATGGCGAAACCCAAACGTCGATATGTCTGCCAGGCCTGCGGGGGCGTCTCCACCCGATGGCAGGGCCAATGCCCGGATTGCGGGGAGTGGAACACGCTTGCGGAGGACGCGCCGCAGACGGTGTTCTCGGCGAAGCATGATTTGTCCTCGGGCGGACGTCCGATCCAGTTTACCCCGCTCGACCAGCCTGGCGAAGTGCCCAGGCGGCAGACGAGCGGCATATCGGAATTCGACCGCGCGCTCGGAGGAGGGCTCGTGCCCGGCTCCGCCATTCTGATGGGCGGCGATCCCGGTATCGGCAAGTCCACGCTGCTGCTGCAGGTTTCCGCCAACGTCGCCCAAGCAGGAGGGCTGTCGGTCTACGTCAGCGGTGAGGAAGCGGCAGGGCAAGTGCGCCTTCGGGCCGAGCGCCTCGGGCTGTCCAGGGCGCCGATCCAGCTCGCGGCGGCAACGTCGGTACGGGATATTCTCACCACGCTGGGGATGATGGACAAGCCATCGTTGCTGGTGATCGATTCGATCCAGACGATGCATTCCGACCAGATCGAAGGCGCGCCGGGCACGGTCAGTCAGGTGCGCGGCTGTGCCTTCGAACTGATCCGCTATGCCAAGGAAAACGGCGTCACCCTTGTCCTCGTCGGCCACGTCACCAAGGACGGCAGCATCGCCGGTCCCCGCGTGCTGGAACACATGGTCGACGTGGTGATGAGCTTCGAGGGAGAGCGCAGCCACCAGTACCGCATCCTGCGTTCGATCAAGAACCGTTTCGGCCCGGTGGACGAAATCGGCGTGTTCTCGATGGAAGGCTCGGGGCTGGCTGAAGTCGGCAATCCCTCGATGCTTTTCCTCTCGGGTCGTGAGGAACCGATGGCGGGCAGCGCCGTGTTCCCGGCGATGGAAGGCACCCGCCCCGTACTGGTGGAAATCCAGGCGCTTATCGTCCGGCTGCAGAGCGGCGCCACGCCGCGCCGCGCGGTGGTGGGCTGGGATTCGGGCCGCATGGCGATGCTGCTGGCGGTGCTGGAGGCGCGCTGCGGGCTCAGTTTCTCGAATGCCGAAGTCTACCTCAACGTTGCGGGCGGATACCGGCTAGGTGATCCGGCCGCAGACCTTGCCGTGGCGGCGGCGCTGGTCTCGGCGCTCGGCGACAAGCCCTTGTCCACGGATGCCGTATGGTTCGGCGAAGTCTCGCTGGCCGGAGAGATCAGGCCGGTGGCCCATGCCTCGATCCGGCAGCGCGAATCGGCCAAGCTGGGGTTCTCGAAAGCGTTCGGTCCTGCGAACGGTCCGGTGCCGGAAAAGGGCCTGACGTTTTCCGGGCTGACGATGCTGCCCAACCTCGTTGACCGCATCCTGTCCGATGCCTAA
- a CDS encoding CvpA family protein, whose protein sequence is MTGFDIAVLLFVGIGAITGFIRGFVQEILALAAWIFAIFAIRLFHTPLTAALGDYISSDSGAAVLAFALLLGIPFLAVKLVAKWAGAKSRASVLGPIDRVLGFGFGAVKGVIVIVLGFSVLVLGYDTIWGIGGRPEWITQARTYPFINASSEALVQLIAERRAEARAAEAAHEAQ, encoded by the coding sequence ATGACTGGCTTCGACATCGCCGTCCTCCTCTTCGTGGGAATTGGCGCCATTACCGGCTTCATTCGCGGCTTCGTGCAGGAAATCCTTGCACTTGCCGCGTGGATTTTCGCCATTTTCGCCATCCGGCTGTTCCATACGCCGCTGACAGCGGCACTGGGCGATTACATCAGTTCGGATTCGGGGGCGGCGGTGCTGGCCTTCGCGCTGCTGCTGGGCATTCCGTTTCTGGCGGTCAAGCTGGTCGCCAAGTGGGCCGGTGCCAAGAGCCGCGCCTCCGTGCTCGGCCCGATCGACCGGGTGCTGGGCTTCGGGTTCGGCGCGGTGAAGGGCGTCATCGTGATCGTGCTGGGCTTCTCGGTGCTGGTCTTGGGCTACGATACGATCTGGGGCATCGGCGGCCGTCCCGAATGGATCACGCAGGCCCGTACCTACCCCTTCATCAACGCCAGCAGCGAAGCGCTGGTCCAGCTCATCGCCGAACGCCGTGCCGAGGCCCGTGCGGCCGAAGCAGCGCACGAAGCGCAGTAA
- a CDS encoding iron-sulfur cluster assembly scaffold protein, which produces MSTAVLYTPDVLALAIELARHPLTDDLPLRGEARSRSCGSTIALGLAFDDAGAIARVGLRSHACAIGQASAAIFARNAPGASVKDILATRAAVVAWLAGEGALPQWPGFAAISAARDYPARHGAVLLPWNAAVEAISHI; this is translated from the coding sequence GTGTCCACGGCCGTACTTTATACGCCGGACGTTCTCGCACTCGCGATCGAACTGGCCCGTCATCCGCTGACCGACGACTTGCCCCTGCGCGGCGAAGCCCGTTCGCGCAGTTGCGGCAGCACGATAGCGCTGGGCCTCGCCTTCGACGATGCCGGTGCGATCGCGCGCGTCGGGCTGCGCAGCCACGCCTGCGCGATCGGGCAGGCCTCCGCCGCTATCTTCGCCCGCAATGCACCGGGCGCGTCCGTCAAGGACATCCTTGCGACGCGCGCCGCCGTGGTAGCGTGGCTGGCAGGCGAGGGCGCATTGCCGCAATGGCCCGGATTCGCCGCGATCTCCGCCGCGCGGGACTATCCTGCGCGGCACGGTGCGGTCCTGCTGCCATGGAATGCGGCGGTCGAGGCGATCTCCCACATCTGA
- the alr gene encoding alanine racemase, whose product MTSYSDLPAPALRLDLDQDALQSNWRALDRMSGGARAGAAVKADAYGLGVHKVVPVLQAAGCDDFFVAHWSEVRAVLEVASPGSLSVLHGPLTPPDAAYAQATDVKPVINSLEQARRWIDAGGGRCDLMVDTGMNRLGVTLDQLGEPMLAQLEIDVLLSHLVAAEEDTPLNVIQCERWNDARTRVRHKRASLANSGGIALGEAYHGDLTRPGIALYGGVPRPEMAPMLRQVVRPQTAILQVRHVEAGETIGYNATFTAPAAMRVGTIALGYADGYLRCWSGKGRFCAAGTILPVLGRVSMDLTVVDLTHAPDVAEGDWITADYALPQAAVTTGLSQYELLTLLGRRFGR is encoded by the coding sequence GTGACTTCGTATTCCGACCTGCCCGCTCCGGCGCTCCGCCTGGATCTCGACCAAGACGCGCTGCAATCCAACTGGCGCGCGCTCGACCGCATGTCCGGCGGCGCGCGGGCAGGGGCAGCGGTCAAGGCGGATGCCTACGGCCTCGGCGTGCACAAGGTCGTACCTGTGCTGCAAGCTGCTGGATGTGACGATTTCTTCGTGGCGCACTGGTCGGAAGTCCGTGCGGTGCTTGAAGTGGCGAGCCCCGGCTCGCTGTCTGTTCTCCACGGACCGCTGACGCCGCCGGACGCCGCTTATGCGCAGGCGACGGACGTGAAGCCGGTCATCAACTCGCTCGAACAGGCGCGGCGCTGGATCGACGCCGGAGGCGGGCGCTGCGACCTGATGGTCGATACCGGGATGAACCGTCTGGGCGTGACGCTGGACCAACTGGGCGAGCCGATGCTGGCACAGCTCGAGATCGACGTCCTGCTCTCGCATCTCGTGGCCGCCGAGGAAGATACGCCACTCAACGTCATCCAGTGCGAACGCTGGAACGATGCCCGCACGCGGGTTCGCCACAAGCGGGCAAGCCTCGCCAACAGCGGCGGCATCGCGCTGGGCGAGGCCTATCACGGCGATCTGACCCGCCCCGGCATTGCCCTTTACGGCGGAGTGCCCCGGCCGGAGATGGCGCCCATGCTGCGCCAGGTCGTTCGCCCGCAGACCGCGATCCTGCAGGTCCGTCATGTCGAAGCGGGCGAGACCATCGGCTACAACGCGACGTTCACCGCGCCTGCCGCAATGCGGGTAGGGACGATCGCCCTCGGCTATGCCGACGGCTATTTGCGGTGCTGGTCTGGCAAGGGACGCTTTTGCGCCGCAGGAACGATTCTGCCGGTACTCGGCCGGGTGAGCATGGACCTCACCGTCGTCGACCTCACCCACGCTCCCGACGTTGCGGAGGGCGACTGGATCACGGCGGACTATGCGCTGCCTCAGGCTGCGGTAACCACGGGGCTGTCGCAATATGAGCTGCTGACGTTGCTCGGCAGGCGGTTCGGGCGCTGA
- the phaR gene encoding polyhydroxyalkanoate synthesis repressor PhaR codes for MTETASGEDNTVIIKKYANRRLYNTRSSSYITLDHLSKMTREGVDYKVLDAKTGADITHTILTQIIMEEESNGEQMLPVNFLRELISMYGNQMQSLIPHYLEASMENFRANQAKLAKAFEDSLGNNPLAKLAEQNMAMFRAASSAFMPGAEKQPETKAPPAEDAGDLSALRDQMAEIQKRLDALGK; via the coding sequence ATGACTGAAACGGCGTCTGGCGAAGACAACACCGTAATCATCAAAAAGTACGCTAACCGGCGGCTCTACAATACCCGTTCGTCAAGCTACATCACGCTCGATCATCTCTCGAAGATGACGCGCGAAGGGGTGGACTACAAGGTTCTCGACGCCAAGACCGGCGCCGACATCACCCACACGATCCTCACCCAGATCATCATGGAAGAGGAATCGAACGGTGAGCAGATGCTTCCCGTCAACTTCCTGCGCGAACTCATCAGCATGTACGGCAACCAGATGCAGTCGCTGATTCCGCACTACCTGGAAGCCTCGATGGAGAACTTTCGCGCCAACCAGGCGAAGCTCGCCAAGGCGTTCGAGGACAGCCTGGGCAACAACCCGCTCGCCAAGCTGGCCGAGCAAAACATGGCGATGTTCCGCGCTGCGTCCTCCGCCTTCATGCCCGGTGCGGAAAAGCAGCCCGAAACCAAGGCGCCGCCCGCCGAGGACGCAGGCGATCTCTCCGCGTTGCGCGACCAGATGGCTGAAATCCAGAAGCGCCTCGACGCGCTGGGCAAGTAA
- a CDS encoding NUDIX hydrolase, translating into MTSRVARPAARIILLDPAERVLLFRFDPPDRPPFWCTPGGAVDPGESYEDAARRELLEETGFVAEPGPQMAQRIADFITIEGVPVTADERYFRIRTPAGTDPEAIDTGGHTELERSVMRSWRWFDRAALAALEEPYFPEDLAEMF; encoded by the coding sequence ATGACCTCCCGCGTCGCTCGCCCTGCCGCGCGCATCATTCTGCTCGATCCGGCTGAGCGCGTACTGCTGTTCCGGTTCGACCCGCCCGACCGTCCGCCGTTCTGGTGTACGCCGGGCGGGGCGGTCGATCCCGGCGAAAGCTACGAGGACGCGGCAAGGCGCGAACTGCTGGAGGAAACCGGCTTCGTTGCCGAGCCGGGACCGCAAATGGCGCAGCGGATCGCCGATTTCATCACCATCGAAGGCGTGCCGGTGACGGCCGACGAGCGCTATTTCCGCATACGCACTCCTGCGGGCACCGATCCCGAGGCGATCGACACCGGCGGCCACACCGAACTGGAACGCTCGGTGATGCGCAGTTGGCGCTGGTTCGACCGCGCGGCATTGGCCGCGCTGGAGGAACCGTATTTTCCAGAAGATCTGGCCGAGATGTTCTAA